A region from the Candidatus Thiothrix putei genome encodes:
- the rpsU gene encoding 30S ribosomal protein S21 yields MPSVKVRDTEPFEVALRRFKRTCEKAGVVADVRAREFYEKPTSVRKRMRAAAVKRNLKRISRDLNRRVRLF; encoded by the coding sequence ATGCCTAGTGTAAAAGTACGTGATACCGAACCTTTTGAAGTTGCTCTGCGCCGTTTCAAGCGCACCTGTGAAAAAGCTGGCGTTGTAGCTGATGTCCGCGCCCGTGAATTCTATGAAAAGCCTACCTCGGTGCGCAAGCGTATGCGTGCTGCGGCTGTTAAGCGCAACCTGAAGCGCATTTCCCGTGACCTGAACCGTCGCGTGCGTCTGTTCTGA
- the hemE gene encoding uroporphyrinogen decarboxylase: MTELKNDRFLRALLKQPVDTTPIWIMRQAGRYLPEYRATRARAGSFMDLCKNADLACEVTLQPLERYALDAAILFSDILTVPDAMGLGLYFSEGEGPRFTNPVQSMADIEKIGIPDPEGELQYVMNAVRTIRRELDGRVPLIGFTGSPWTLATYMVEGSSSKEFAKVKGMLYDDPKALHLLLDKLADSIILYLNAQIAAGAQAAMIFDTWGGSLTPTTYREFSLRYMQKIVDGVTRENDGRKVPVILFTKGGAQWLEPMADTGCDGLGLDWTINIADARARVGDRVALQGNMDPCVLYASPEVIRQQVADILASYGQGSGHVFNLGHGIHQHINPENVGVLVDAVHELGKQYHTAA; encoded by the coding sequence ATGACCGAACTCAAAAACGACCGTTTCTTACGCGCACTCCTGAAACAGCCAGTCGATACCACGCCCATATGGATTATGCGTCAAGCTGGGCGTTATTTGCCTGAATACCGTGCTACCCGCGCCCGCGCCGGTAGTTTCATGGATTTGTGCAAAAATGCCGATCTTGCCTGCGAAGTCACCCTGCAACCGCTGGAGCGTTACGCGCTGGATGCGGCCATCCTGTTTTCTGACATCCTCACCGTTCCTGATGCCATGGGCTTAGGCTTGTACTTCTCGGAAGGCGAAGGCCCGCGTTTCACCAACCCCGTGCAAAGCATGGCGGATATTGAAAAGATCGGCATTCCCGACCCCGAAGGCGAATTGCAGTACGTAATGAATGCGGTACGCACCATCCGCCGCGAACTCGACGGGCGTGTTCCCTTGATCGGTTTCACCGGCAGCCCGTGGACACTGGCGACATACATGGTGGAAGGCAGTTCCAGCAAGGAATTCGCCAAGGTGAAGGGCATGTTGTATGACGACCCCAAAGCCCTGCACTTGTTGCTAGACAAGCTGGCAGACAGCATTATCCTCTATCTGAATGCGCAGATTGCAGCCGGGGCGCAAGCCGCCATGATCTTTGATACGTGGGGCGGTTCGTTGACACCCACGACTTACCGTGAATTCTCCCTGCGTTACATGCAGAAAATCGTCGATGGCGTGACCCGTGAAAACGACGGGCGCAAAGTTCCTGTCATTCTGTTCACCAAAGGCGGGGCGCAATGGCTCGAACCGATGGCGGATACCGGTTGCGATGGCTTAGGGCTGGATTGGACGATTAATATTGCCGATGCTCGCGCCCGTGTGGGTGACAGAGTTGCGCTGCAAGGCAATATGGATCCTTGTGTGCTGTATGCGTCACCGGAGGTGATTCGTCAGCAAGTCGCTGATATTCTCGCGAGTTACGGGCAAGGTTCCGGGCATGTGTTTAATCTTGGGCACGGGATTCACCAGCATATTAACCCCGAAAATGTCGGCGTGCTGGTAGATGCCGTGCATGAATTGGGCAAGCAATACCACACCGCTGCCTGA
- a CDS encoding L,D-transpeptidase: MAESEVTPLSLPPPLPAPTAEVATPAGDERFTALLATLARDFPSYSTARVLVVDATAQTLILVENGQAVNEWVISTATNGLGSVKGSQQTPLGVHRVAQKLGDGAPLGAIFKARQNTGRVAQILTGADERSTADNVTTRILWLDGLELGVNKGGNVDSYERYIYIHGTDEEGRLGNPASHGCIRMRNADVIDLFNRVDEDTLVVITRKREG; encoded by the coding sequence ATGGCTGAATCAGAAGTGACGCCTTTAAGTTTGCCGCCACCACTGCCTGCGCCCACAGCAGAGGTGGCAACACCCGCTGGTGACGAGCGTTTCACCGCACTGCTTGCGACGTTGGCACGGGATTTCCCCAGCTATTCCACTGCACGGGTATTGGTGGTGGATGCCACCGCGCAAACGCTGATCTTGGTGGAAAACGGGCAGGCGGTGAATGAGTGGGTGATTTCCACTGCCACTAACGGTTTGGGAAGCGTTAAAGGTAGCCAGCAAACCCCTTTAGGTGTACACCGCGTGGCACAAAAGTTGGGTGATGGTGCGCCGTTGGGGGCAATCTTCAAAGCACGGCAAAATACTGGGCGTGTTGCACAAATTCTGACGGGTGCGGATGAGCGCAGCACCGCTGATAATGTCACTACCCGCATTCTGTGGTTGGATGGTTTAGAGCTGGGTGTCAATAAAGGCGGCAACGTGGATTCGTATGAGCGTTACATTTATATTCACGGCACGGATGAAGAAGGCAGGCTGGGTAATCCCGCTTCGCACGGCTGCATTCGGATGCGCAATGCCGATGTAATCGACTTGTTCAACCGCGTGGATGAAGATACCTTGGTGGTGATTACGCGAAAACGTGAGGGATAA
- the purF gene encoding amidophosphoribosyltransferase: MCGIIGIIGHEPVNQAIYDGLTVLQHRGQDAAGIVTSDGRKLYLRRDNGLVKDVFNERHMAMLQGNMGIGHVRYPTAGSSSSAEAQPFYVNSPYGISLAHNGNLTNAHVLKKELYRQDRRQINTESDSEILLNVFAQELLRQDALHVRPEDIFSAVEGVHRRCKGAYAVVAMLTRDGLVGFRDPHGIRPLVYGVRETPHGKEFMLASESVALDVQGYRLVRDIEPGEAIFIRPDGQVFTRQCAKNPRYSTCIFEYVYFARPDSIIDNVFVHKARMRMGRKMAEMVMRDWSDNDIDVVIPIPDTSRTSALEMAYTLGVPYREGFIKNRYIGRTFIMPGQAKRKKSVRQKLNPLALEFKGKNVMLVDDSIVRGTTSGEIVQMARDAGARKVYFASVSPPIKFPNIYGIDMPAAKELIAHGRTEEEVGQAIGVDRLVYLPLEDLIAAVSKGNPRLKDFDCSVFTGHYATGENGDYFAELEALRNDEQQTNREKNMVAIDICNSD; encoded by the coding sequence ATGTGCGGAATTATCGGGATTATCGGCCATGAACCTGTTAATCAGGCAATTTATGATGGCCTGACGGTTTTACAACACCGTGGACAGGATGCAGCAGGAATTGTGACCAGTGATGGCAGAAAATTGTATTTGCGTCGTGATAACGGTTTGGTGAAAGACGTTTTCAATGAACGTCATATGGCGATGTTACAAGGTAATATGGGGATAGGGCATGTGCGTTACCCAACGGCGGGGTCATCGTCTTCTGCTGAAGCTCAGCCGTTTTACGTGAATAGCCCTTACGGTATTTCTTTGGCGCACAATGGCAATCTCACCAATGCACATGTGCTGAAAAAAGAGTTATACCGGCAGGATCGCCGTCAAATTAATACGGAATCCGATTCTGAAATTCTGTTGAATGTCTTTGCGCAGGAGTTGCTGCGTCAAGATGCGTTGCATGTACGCCCTGAAGATATTTTTTCAGCAGTCGAAGGTGTGCATCGCCGTTGCAAGGGCGCGTATGCGGTTGTTGCCATGTTGACTCGTGATGGTTTGGTGGGTTTCCGTGATCCGCATGGGATTCGTCCGTTGGTGTACGGGGTACGTGAAACACCGCATGGTAAAGAATTCATGTTAGCCTCCGAAAGTGTTGCTTTGGATGTGCAAGGCTACCGTTTAGTGCGCGATATTGAGCCGGGTGAGGCGATTTTCATCCGCCCTGATGGTCAGGTATTTACGCGCCAATGTGCCAAGAACCCGCGTTATAGCACCTGTATCTTTGAGTACGTGTATTTTGCCCGTCCGGATTCGATTATCGACAATGTATTTGTGCATAAAGCACGGATGCGCATGGGGCGCAAAATGGCGGAAATGGTGATGCGTGACTGGTCGGATAATGACATTGATGTGGTAATCCCCATTCCTGACACCAGCCGTACCTCCGCACTGGAAATGGCGTATACCTTGGGAGTGCCGTATCGGGAAGGTTTCATCAAGAACCGCTACATTGGGCGCACCTTTATTATGCCGGGGCAAGCCAAGCGCAAAAAATCGGTACGCCAGAAACTCAACCCCTTAGCCTTGGAATTCAAAGGCAAAAACGTGATGTTGGTGGATGATTCGATTGTGCGCGGTACAACTTCCGGCGAGATTGTGCAAATGGCACGCGATGCGGGGGCGCGAAAAGTGTATTTTGCTTCCGTGTCGCCGCCGATCAAGTTTCCCAATATTTATGGGATTGATATGCCCGCTGCCAAGGAACTTATTGCGCACGGGCGTACCGAAGAAGAGGTAGGGCAGGCGATTGGGGTTGATCGTTTGGTGTACTTACCGCTGGAGGACTTGATTGCCGCTGTGAGTAAAGGCAACCCACGCTTGAAAGATTTTGACTGTTCCGTTTTCACTGGGCATTACGCCACGGGTGAAAACGGTGACTATTTTGCTGAATTAGAGGCTTTACGAAATGACGAACAACAAACAAACCGTGAAAAAAATATGGTTGCCATTGATATTTGCAACAGCGATTAG
- a CDS encoding GatB/YqeY domain-containing protein, protein MSLKAQITEDMKTAMRAHEKAQLGVIRLILAAIKQQEVDTRAEMDDTAVLVVLDKMCKQRRESIRQYGDAGRTDLVAQEEYELGIIQTYLPQPLSVAELDDLIQQAITETGATSVRDMGKVMTWLKPKAQGRTDMGQVSGLIKTRLGG, encoded by the coding sequence ATGAGCCTCAAGGCACAAATCACCGAAGACATGAAAACTGCCATGCGTGCGCATGAAAAGGCGCAGCTTGGTGTTATCCGTCTGATTCTCGCTGCGATTAAGCAGCAGGAAGTGGATACGCGTGCCGAAATGGACGATACCGCCGTCTTGGTGGTGTTGGACAAAATGTGTAAACAGCGTCGCGAATCCATCCGCCAATACGGTGACGCAGGTCGCACCGATTTGGTCGCGCAGGAAGAATATGAACTGGGTATTATCCAGACCTACCTTCCGCAACCCCTCAGCGTCGCCGAATTGGATGACCTCATTCAACAAGCGATTACTGAAACCGGCGCGACATCCGTGCGTGATATGGGCAAAGTCATGACGTGGCTAAAACCCAAAGCACAAGGTCGCACGGATATGGGGCAAGTGAGCGGACTCATCAAAACCCGTCTCGGCGGCTAA
- the fur gene encoding ferric iron uptake transcriptional regulator, whose amino-acid sequence MEEKDIKRAGLKITQPRVKILDLLSSAHEHHLSAEDIYKSLLGNGEEIGLATVYRVLTQFEAAGLVNRHHFEGGQAVFELATEEHHDHMVCMKTGKVVEFYDEIIEQRQREIAKLHNFRIKDHSLIIYGEFSEEENQA is encoded by the coding sequence GTGGAAGAAAAGGATATTAAACGTGCTGGATTAAAGATTACTCAACCGAGAGTGAAAATTCTTGATCTATTGAGCAGTGCACACGAACATCACCTCAGTGCTGAAGACATTTATAAGTCGTTGCTGGGTAATGGCGAAGAAATCGGGCTGGCTACCGTTTATCGGGTACTGACCCAGTTTGAGGCGGCTGGCTTAGTTAATCGCCACCATTTTGAAGGCGGGCAAGCCGTATTTGAACTCGCCACAGAAGAACATCACGATCATATGGTCTGCATGAAAACCGGCAAAGTCGTCGAGTTCTATGATGAAATTATCGAACAACGCCAACGTGAAATCGCCAAGCTGCATAACTTCCGCATCAAAGACCATTCCTTGATTATTTACGGTGAATTTTCAGAAGAGGAGAATCAGGCATAG
- a CDS encoding response regulator transcription factor: MSKPISIIVVEDDPLVLNRFMTMFTTDPAFRLIAACSNATSARSVIHSEQADVLLTDLGLPDGNGLDLIRLSSQLYPDTHVMVISVFGDEKHVITAIEAGATGYILKDDDSMEVVQAIQQMCAGGAPISPAVASHLLKRLRPEADEVKLTKSEIDILRFIAKGYTAQEAADLKHISYHTVTSHIKSIYRKLHITTRAEAVHEAVKRHLL, encoded by the coding sequence ATGAGCAAGCCCATTAGCATCATTGTTGTGGAAGACGATCCGTTAGTCCTCAACCGTTTCATGACCATGTTTACGACTGACCCTGCGTTTCGTCTGATTGCGGCGTGTAGCAATGCCACCAGCGCCCGCAGTGTCATTCACAGTGAACAGGCTGATGTGTTACTCACCGATCTTGGGTTGCCGGACGGTAATGGCTTGGATTTGATTCGTTTAAGCAGCCAGTTATACCCGGATACCCACGTTATGGTGATCAGCGTATTTGGTGATGAAAAACACGTTATTACCGCGATTGAAGCCGGTGCAACGGGTTATATCCTCAAAGATGATGATTCGATGGAAGTGGTGCAAGCTATCCAGCAAATGTGCGCAGGCGGTGCGCCCATCAGCCCGGCGGTTGCCAGCCACCTGCTCAAGCGTCTTCGTCCCGAAGCGGATGAGGTCAAACTGACAAAATCGGAAATAGACATTCTCCGTTTCATTGCCAAAGGTTATACCGCACAGGAAGCCGCCGACCTCAAACACATTTCCTACCACACCGTCACGTCGCATATTAAAAGTATCTACCGCAAGTTACACATTACTACCCGTGCTGAAGCGGTTCACGAAGCAGTGAAAAGGCATTTGCTGTGA
- a CDS encoding outer membrane protein assembly factor BamE, which translates to MIKPIISLTLSSVLLLGGCSSYKMEIQQGNYITREELALVQPGMSAAQVQDTLGTPLLVDDFHKDRWDYVFYLKSPDGTVQRSSLTVFFQNGVVRDIRNEVVPVQVKPK; encoded by the coding sequence ATGATAAAGCCTATCATTTCACTTACCCTTAGCAGCGTTTTGTTGTTAGGCGGCTGTAGTTCGTACAAAATGGAAATTCAGCAGGGTAATTATATTACCCGTGAGGAGCTGGCGCTGGTGCAGCCGGGTATGAGTGCTGCGCAAGTACAGGATACACTGGGGACGCCATTACTGGTGGATGATTTCCATAAAGACCGTTGGGACTATGTGTTTTACCTAAAATCACCCGATGGAACTGTACAGCGTAGTAGCTTAACAGTGTTTTTCCAAAATGGTGTGGTGCGTGACATTCGTAATGAGGTGGTACCTGTTCAGGTAAAACCTAAATAA
- a CDS encoding IS30 family transposase — translation MAYTHLTSEERHYIETRHKMKESTATIALTLGRSQSTISRELTRNRGQRGYRHKQAHAKAQQRHADKPKAVKLTPELAVSIDTLLEQQWSPEQISGRLKAEGKTTICHEAIYQHVLRDKRAGGKLYLNLRRHTKKYRQRYGSKTGSVKGIPNRVDIDERPAVANQRERLGDWEADTMIGKGHQGALVTLDERKSKLRLAFPVANKTAEAVTSSIITLLDSFKDWVHTLTFDNGKEFAKHEQVAQALGCETYFAKPYHSWERGQNENANGLLRQYFPKAMGLLDVTTRQVLEAVHKLNNRPRKCLGFKTPYEVFRELSGIEAEKLVGYALIT, via the coding sequence ATGGCTTACACACACCTTACCTCTGAGGAGAGGCATTATATCGAAACCCGGCACAAGATGAAGGAATCGACGGCAACAATCGCGTTAACCTTGGGGCGCAGTCAATCGACGATCAGTCGTGAACTGACCCGCAACCGAGGGCAACGCGGCTATCGGCACAAGCAAGCGCACGCCAAAGCGCAACAACGCCATGCGGACAAGCCCAAAGCGGTCAAGTTGACCCCGGAACTGGCGGTCAGCATTGATACGCTGCTGGAACAGCAATGGAGTCCTGAGCAGATCAGCGGTCGACTGAAAGCGGAAGGCAAAACGACTATTTGCCATGAAGCCATCTACCAGCATGTACTCAGGGACAAGCGTGCGGGCGGCAAGCTGTACCTGAACCTGCGCCGCCATACGAAGAAATACCGCCAGCGTTACGGCAGTAAAACGGGCAGCGTCAAAGGCATCCCCAACCGAGTGGACATTGACGAACGCCCAGCGGTAGCCAACCAGCGTGAACGGCTCGGTGACTGGGAAGCCGACACCATGATCGGCAAGGGACACCAAGGCGCACTGGTGACACTGGATGAACGCAAATCCAAGCTACGCCTAGCTTTTCCAGTGGCAAACAAGACCGCAGAAGCCGTAACCAGCAGCATTATCACCTTGCTGGACAGCTTCAAGGATTGGGTGCACACGCTCACCTTCGACAACGGCAAAGAGTTTGCCAAACATGAGCAAGTTGCCCAAGCCCTTGGGTGCGAAACGTATTTCGCCAAGCCCTACCATTCGTGGGAGCGTGGGCAAAATGAGAACGCCAATGGGCTGTTACGCCAATACTTCCCCAAGGCAATGGGGCTATTGGACGTGACCACCCGACAGGTACTGGAGGCTGTACATAAACTCAACAACAGACCAAGGAAGTGTCTGGGATTCAAGACACCTTACGAGGTGTTCCGAGAACTATCCGGCATAGAGGCCGAAAAGTTGGTGGGTTATGCACTTATTACTTGA
- a CDS encoding histidine kinase, giving the protein MNSVVRLRIFWWLPLYLLLLYWLSLQLDHLTFAPDPRWQAAVRVDEQGVARTHGTIRIPDTILRLDEPMLLILNVSQNLVVRYPDGDIVGTGGSMETPIARNKHRPLLFRLHQRAMLPGDNLHFELAAPRGAARVANAYIGPAAALETAWQYNNLMRQGVVKTVAIVLLITALLISSIWLFYPHRKEYLWYALGSALWAIHSTNHLIRDIPVSDRLWAALIPFTIGLSILSIMTMIYYYMPLGAKGERPYSSSLRYLWAASLLLALPLFLLPYESGAQARYHSVWYGLLVILFALVLAYVVQLYWEQQTTKRLLFVLCGFAMLVFGIHDIWVFDNAELTRPYLLHIAALFTLLSQYFLLVRRFVLSLRETQYYAHHLEELVDEREQALAANYQKMRMLEQEKAVVDERERIMRDIHDGFGGHLVSTLAMLEQPNAALPAVKENIQDALNDLRLVIDSLDFDSQDITTALGMFRSRNRRKIKQAGFELHWVIDDIDTPTGFGAEKTLQLLRIVQEAITNSIKHSGGDRITVSTGMEADGSSFVQIADNGRGIADTDQPGKGLASMRKRAERIGAQIVISPNLTVSGTRVRISLR; this is encoded by the coding sequence GTGAATAGCGTGGTGCGGTTACGGATTTTCTGGTGGTTGCCGCTTTACCTGTTGCTGTTGTATTGGCTCAGCCTGCAATTGGATCATCTGACGTTTGCACCTGATCCACGTTGGCAAGCCGCTGTTCGTGTGGATGAGCAGGGAGTAGCGCGTACCCATGGAACTATCCGTATTCCGGATACTATTCTCAGGCTTGATGAGCCGATGTTACTGATCCTCAATGTGAGTCAGAATCTGGTGGTGCGTTACCCGGATGGTGATATTGTCGGTACAGGCGGCAGCATGGAAACCCCCATTGCCCGCAATAAACACCGCCCACTCTTGTTCCGTCTGCACCAGCGAGCCATGCTTCCCGGTGATAATTTGCACTTTGAACTGGCAGCACCACGCGGCGCTGCTAGGGTCGCTAATGCCTACATCGGCCCCGCCGCCGCCTTAGAAACCGCTTGGCAATACAATAACCTGATGCGTCAGGGGGTCGTCAAAACGGTCGCTATTGTGTTGCTGATTACCGCCTTGTTGATTAGTAGCATCTGGCTGTTTTATCCGCATCGGAAGGAATACCTGTGGTATGCGCTTGGCTCGGCGCTGTGGGCAATACACAGTACCAATCACCTCATTCGTGACATTCCGGTCAGTGATCGCTTATGGGCAGCCTTGATTCCTTTCACCATTGGCTTGAGCATTCTGTCGATCATGACCATGATCTATTACTACATGCCGTTGGGGGCAAAAGGGGAACGTCCGTATAGCAGCTCACTGCGTTACTTATGGGCAGCATCATTGTTACTGGCGTTGCCGTTGTTTTTATTGCCTTATGAATCTGGCGCACAAGCACGCTACCATAGCGTTTGGTACGGTCTATTGGTCATCTTGTTCGCTTTGGTGTTGGCGTATGTGGTGCAATTGTATTGGGAGCAGCAAACTACCAAGCGTTTGTTGTTTGTGCTTTGCGGCTTTGCGATGTTGGTCTTTGGTATTCATGATATTTGGGTGTTTGATAATGCAGAACTGACACGTCCGTACTTGCTGCATATTGCGGCTTTGTTCACACTGCTGAGCCAGTATTTTTTGTTGGTGCGGCGTTTTGTGCTGAGTTTGCGTGAAACCCAGTATTACGCTCACCATCTGGAGGAGTTGGTGGATGAACGTGAGCAAGCCTTAGCGGCCAATTACCAGAAAATGCGGATGCTGGAGCAGGAAAAAGCGGTGGTGGACGAGCGCGAGCGTATTATGCGTGACATCCATGACGGTTTTGGTGGGCATCTGGTTTCCACCTTGGCGATGTTAGAACAGCCCAATGCGGCATTACCTGCGGTTAAGGAAAACATTCAGGATGCGCTTAACGATTTGCGCTTGGTCATTGATTCACTGGATTTCGATTCACAAGACATTACCACGGCATTAGGAATGTTCCGCAGTCGCAATCGGCGCAAGATCAAGCAGGCAGGGTTTGAATTGCACTGGGTGATAGATGACATTGACACCCCAACGGGGTTCGGTGCGGAAAAAACCTTGCAATTGTTGCGTATTGTGCAAGAGGCGATTACCAACAGCATCAAACACAGCGGCGGGGATCGGATCACGGTGAGTACCGGGATGGAAGCTGACGGCAGTAGTTTCGTGCAAATTGCTGACAATGGTCGCGGTATTGCCGACACTGACCAACCCGGTAAAGGGTTGGCGAGTATGCGTAAACGCGCAGAGCGTATTGGTGCACAGATTGTTATCAGTCCTAATCTGACAGTTTCTGGGACCCGCGTTCGTATTAGCCTGAGGTAG
- a CDS encoding LuxR C-terminal-related transcriptional regulator → MADTLDIAESTVKIHVSKLIAALAVHNRLACVMEAQRLGIL, encoded by the coding sequence ATGGCAGATACCTTGGACATTGCCGAATCCACCGTCAAGATTCACGTATCCAAACTAATTGCGGCACTAGCGGTTCACAATCGGTTGGCGTGTGTGATGGAAGCGCAGCGTTTAGGCATTCTGTAA
- a CDS encoding RNA-guided endonuclease TnpB family protein, producing the protein MIISHKIRLDPNHKQATYLAKAAGTARFAYNWALAEWQTQYAAWKDDNTQPKPNQMGLRRQLNAIKREQFPWMLEVTKNAPQMAIIQLGVAFKNFFAGRAKYPQFKKKGKSRDSFTLTNDQFSLDGCRIRIPNLGLVRMRETLRFSGKILSATISRTADQWFASITVDTTSNHLPPAKNQGTVGVDLGVSALATLSTGEKVVGAKPHKALLSRLKRLSRSLSRKVKSSANRHKAKQKLATLHARIANIRQDSLHQLTTDLTRRFHTIGIEDLNVSGMVKNRHLSRAISDMGFFEFRRQLEYKAGMRGAVVVVADRFFASSKTCSASGCGHKVEKLPLSVREWTCPVCGAVHDRDVNAAKNLEEYAVSYTVSACGGEGSGLGRKPKTKPAPVKQEFNTMTTFS; encoded by the coding sequence ATGATCATCAGCCACAAAATCCGCCTTGACCCCAACCATAAGCAAGCGACGTACTTGGCGAAAGCCGCAGGCACAGCACGGTTCGCCTACAACTGGGCGTTGGCAGAATGGCAAACCCAATACGCCGCATGGAAAGACGATAACACCCAGCCAAAACCCAACCAAATGGGCTTGCGCCGCCAATTGAACGCCATCAAACGCGAACAATTCCCCTGGATGCTGGAAGTCACCAAAAACGCCCCGCAAATGGCAATTATCCAACTCGGCGTAGCCTTCAAAAACTTCTTTGCGGGACGAGCCAAGTACCCGCAATTCAAAAAGAAAGGTAAAAGCCGCGACAGTTTCACCCTCACTAACGACCAGTTCAGCCTTGACGGTTGCCGCATCCGCATTCCCAACCTTGGGTTAGTACGGATGCGGGAAACGTTACGCTTTTCCGGTAAAATTCTCTCTGCCACGATTTCCCGCACCGCTGATCAGTGGTTCGCCAGCATCACCGTGGACACCACCTCAAACCACCTCCCGCCTGCCAAAAACCAAGGCACGGTAGGGGTGGATTTGGGCGTATCTGCACTGGCAACCCTATCAACGGGGGAAAAAGTGGTTGGGGCGAAGCCGCATAAAGCCTTGCTTTCCCGCCTAAAACGGCTCTCGCGCAGCCTGTCCCGCAAGGTCAAAAGCAGTGCCAACCGCCACAAGGCAAAACAAAAACTGGCAACACTTCACGCACGTATTGCCAACATTCGCCAAGACAGTTTGCACCAACTCACTACGGATTTAACCCGCCGTTTTCACACCATCGGCATTGAAGATTTGAACGTGTCGGGCATGGTGAAAAACCGTCATTTATCCCGTGCCATCAGTGATATGGGGTTTTTCGAGTTCCGGCGGCAACTGGAATACAAGGCGGGAATGCGCGGTGCGGTGGTCGTGGTGGCTGATCGGTTTTTTGCCTCCAGCAAAACCTGTTCTGCTTCTGGCTGTGGGCATAAAGTGGAGAAGCTGCCACTGTCGGTACGTGAATGGACTTGCCCCGTTTGCGGTGCAGTCCATGACCGTGACGTAAATGCCGCCAAGAATTTAGAAGAATACGCCGTGAGTTACACGGTGTCTGCCTGTGGAGGGGAAGGCTCTGGTCTTGGGCGCAAGCCGAAGACGAAACCAGCCCCCGTGAAGCAGGAATTCAACACCATGACTACTTTTAGTTAG
- a CDS encoding O-succinylhomoserine sulfhydrylase, producing the protein MNHTEWEFETLAVRAGHVRTNEGEHSEAIFPTSSFVFSSAAQAAARFGGTELGNIYARFTNPTVRYFQERLAALEGGESCVATASGMSAILAVMLGLLKAGDHVVCSRAVFGTTTLLLQNIIGKFGVTFSFVELTDLGAWEAALQPNTRLLFVETPANPLTDIVDIRELADLAHRHGSLLVVDNCFCTPVLQRPLALGADIVVHSATKYLDGQGRALGGAVVGDKERVGKDVYGILRNGGMTMSPFNAWIFLKGLETLSLRMKAHCENAMQLAQWLEAHPAIERVHYPGLVSHPQHALAQQQQSGFGGMVSFIVKGGQEAAWRVVDATQMLSITANLGDAKTTITHPATTTHGRLTPEQKQQAGIAAGLLRVSVGLESVRDIQRDLARGLDAL; encoded by the coding sequence TTGAACCATACTGAGTGGGAATTTGAAACACTGGCGGTACGTGCCGGGCATGTACGCACCAATGAAGGCGAGCATTCGGAAGCGATTTTCCCCACCTCCAGCTTTGTGTTCAGCAGTGCGGCGCAAGCGGCAGCGCGGTTTGGTGGAACTGAACTGGGTAATATCTATGCGCGTTTCACTAACCCGACGGTACGCTATTTTCAGGAACGTCTTGCAGCGTTAGAAGGTGGTGAAAGCTGTGTGGCAACCGCGTCAGGTATGTCGGCGATTTTGGCGGTGATGTTGGGGTTGCTGAAAGCCGGGGATCACGTGGTGTGTTCCCGCGCAGTGTTTGGTACGACCACGCTGTTGTTGCAAAACATTATCGGCAAATTCGGCGTGACGTTTAGCTTTGTCGAGTTGACGGATTTGGGTGCTTGGGAGGCGGCGTTGCAGCCGAATACGCGCTTATTATTCGTGGAAACGCCCGCGAATCCATTAACCGACATTGTGGATATTCGTGAATTAGCTGATTTGGCGCACCGTCACGGTAGCCTGTTGGTGGTCGATAACTGTTTCTGTACCCCCGTTTTGCAACGCCCGTTGGCATTAGGGGCGGACATTGTGGTGCATTCTGCCACCAAGTATTTGGATGGGCAGGGGCGGGCGCTGGGCGGTGCGGTGGTCGGCGATAAGGAGCGTGTCGGCAAGGATGTCTACGGTATTTTGCGCAATGGTGGCATGACCATGAGTCCGTTTAATGCGTGGATATTCCTCAAGGGCTTGGAAACGCTTTCCCTGCGGATGAAGGCGCACTGTGAGAATGCCATGCAGCTTGCCCAATGGTTAGAAGCGCACCCGGCGATTGAGCGGGTACATTATCCGGGGCTGGTGTCGCACCCGCAACACGCACTGGCGCAACAGCAGCAAAGCGGTTTTGGGGGGATGGTTTCCTTTATTGTGAAAGGCGGGCAGGAAGCGGCTTGGCGAGTGGTGGATGCGACCCAAATGCTCTCCATTACCGCGAATCTGGGGGATGCGAAAACCACGATTACGCACCCTGCCACCACCACGCACGGGCGTTTAACCCCGGAGCAAAAACAGCAAGCAGGCATCGCCGCCGGTTTATTGCGGGTGTCGGTGGGCTTGGAAAGTGTGCGTGATATTCAACGTGATCTGGCTCGCGGCTTGGATGCGCTTTAA